CGTTTAGCCGACGACCTCCGTGAAAAAGCTGGTCACCTTGCCTATCCTGAACTGCTAGAGAGTGCGGACTGTGGCGTGTCGCTTGGGGATCAGGGCCAATTTTGGAAAGAAAATAAGGATCGAGCTGGGCATCACCAACTCCATGTTAGACCAATACACTTCATCCAAGCGGCTAAATCGATGCTTCGGGGCATTCCGCTAAGGTTTCTGAGGAATGTGCAATCCTGGAAAGACGTTGAAGCAATTTATAGGAGCATGCACAAAACTGCCATAGATGAAGAATCCGAATACGATATCGAAACGGCTCAAGAGCTGGATGATGTTGCCAATGCTTTACAGATCGCAGCTGACGGTCTGCAAAATCATCGCAACTATAAGAGAAAAGAACAAGACACCTTCAATGGCTGGAAGCAATATTACTTCTGTCCTTTTTGCTGGAGACTTGCCCCACGGGTTAAACGAAAGCAAAAAAGACCAGGGAGGTGCTCGATACATGCAGACATCCAGTCCCCTGCAACCAGGAGAGCTCGTAGACTCAGAGATTACATCGCCCCTGAATATCGAGCGTTGCCGAATGCGGACATTAAAATCGCATACAACATTGAATATAAAAAATGCTTAAAAGAGATTAAACTCTTTCGTCAGCTACAAGCACCACTACATTCAGCCTTATACAATCAAGTACTGTATCCAGACTCGTCTTTCGAGCCATCTGTTATTCCAGTCCAAAGGAGGAGTTTAAAGGAAATATGGGCCATCTTTCCGCATGCTGCTGAATACGCTTATCAGCACGGAGCAAATATGAATAGTTTCTACTCAGTGATCAAAGTGCTCGATGACGATGTAGATCCGACAGGAATGAGAGACAAAATTCATAGGGCATACTCACGTGCGCCAATCCTCGCCGACGATATGCTTTTCAATGCCGAAATATGGGGGCGCTTGGAAGCCCAAAAAAGATGGAGAGGAAAGCAAAGAAATCGGACATAGCCTTGCTCCAATTTTGCTCCACTGACATTGACATTCTGTGATCTGCCATGATGCCTCATGGAGAATTAACTATTTGAATTTGTACCTAAAAACAACATGGACTACCACTGCTCAAGGCCTCAAAAACCGCCTTCTAAGCCGACGGCCGGGGGTTCGAATCCTCCCTGGCGCACCAGAATTTTCAAGCGGTTACGACAGAACGTCGTAACCGCTTTTTTGTTGGGTGTGTAAAAATATGTGTAAACGGGCTGAAAAATGCCCCGGGAACTGCTGTTTCCGGGGCATTTCGATTTATCTGGAGAACGCCTTGTCCAACTCGTTTTCATGATTCCCAAACTGTAAAGGTAGATCGTGGCCGTCAGTCCTTGTATCCGCTTCCAAAGGCGGAAAAGGGAAGTCGGACATCGAGTTCCGGGACATGATCGATGACCCAGGCCGTAAATGTGTTGCTGTTTGGCCCGGGAAAGGCCTTGTACGTAACCGGCCAGGGATAGGAGCGTGCCGCTGCCTCGACCTTACTTATGAGCCCGTCAACTCCCGGGCCTCGGCGATCGGCCAATATTTTTGGAGGTTCTCCAAACCAGTAGCGGTCAGGCTCGTCACGTTCTATGCGTACTATTGGCAATCCCCGATTTTGCCGCCACCCAACGACTTCGTAAACAATATAGCTGTCATCTCCCGTCTTCTTTGTCGCGATCCATGTATGCACCGCGAACCATCCGCGCCACCCCCATGTAGACGCGGCATAGATCTGAATCACGGCCTCGGGCGTCGAAGCGGGATCAGGAGCGATACCGGCCGACTCTCTGCTCGCCGTTCTCCAGTCGCCACCCGTGCACCCCGCAAGGGAGAAGAGGAGCATCATGGTCCAGCATATTGATTTCATCGGTTTATCTTTCATGGACATGACTCAAGAATACCTCTTTATCTCCGGATTGTAAAAAAGCGCCGCTTGCTGTCCGCACACTGGGAACGGGTACAACCCTATAGAAAACACTCTGGTTTTTTTTGTTCCTGACAAAGGGACCCAAGCCTTTTTTGCGCATCTTTTACCGGCCCCGGCTTCATGGATCTGGCTTTCTGCGGACATTTCTTTATGCAGGCGCAACACGTGATGCATTTCACCTGATCGATCAGCGCGCTGTCCTGTGAATCAATGGCACCCACAGGACATACCGCGGCACAGGCCCCGCATTGTTCGCACTGATGACTCACTGCAATGAAATCGACATCCCAAAGCTCGGTCGCTCCTCCGTAAGGATGCTCGCCCGGCACAACAAGATCCGGTAGCTGCGAGAGGGATGAAACAGATTGCAGCTTCTCGCGTATCCGTTGCCCGAATGCTTCAGCATGTCGTAAATCCTCTATATCCGGACGTCCATGGGCTGTGGGCACAGTCTCTTCCGAGAATGAGTGTTCCCCGATATATGCCGCACCTGCAATGGGAATGCACCCTCGCCTGACGACACTCTCTTTCAGTTCGAGAAGCGCATTGTCATATACCCGGTTGCCATAGACAACAACACAGACCGCCGGGGTGTCATGGGCTTCAATGGAGTTCAACCAGTCACTCAACAGCGCCGGAACTCTTCCCATATAAACGGGAACACCGATGACGAGCACATCATCTTCCGAAAGATCCAACGGCTGTTTTCTGACTTCGGGCAAGGTAATATCAATTAACTCGACGGCAGTTGGATTGATCCCGCTCCCAATCCGCTGAACAACCGCCTTTGTCGTCCCCGTGGGCGAAAAATACACCAATTTTACACAACTCATCTTCCATCTCCTTGAGCATTTGTACGCCGCCTGTTGGGAAGCGCCAACCTTGCCTTT
The genomic region above belongs to uncultured Pseudodesulfovibrio sp. and contains:
- a CDS encoding DUF3750 domain-containing protein, with protein sequence MSMKDKPMKSICWTMMLLFSLAGCTGGDWRTASRESAGIAPDPASTPEAVIQIYAASTWGWRGWFAVHTWIATKKTGDDSYIVYEVVGWRQNRGLPIVRIERDEPDRYWFGEPPKILADRRGPGVDGLISKVEAAARSYPWPVTYKAFPGPNSNTFTAWVIDHVPELDVRLPFSAFGSGYKD
- a CDS encoding EFR1 family ferrodoxin (N-terminal region resembles flavodoxins. C-terminal ferrodoxin region binds two 4Fe-4S clusters.), with the translated sequence MSCVKLVYFSPTGTTKAVVQRIGSGINPTAVELIDITLPEVRKQPLDLSEDDVLVIGVPVYMGRVPALLSDWLNSIEAHDTPAVCVVVYGNRVYDNALLELKESVVRRGCIPIAGAAYIGEHSFSEETVPTAHGRPDIEDLRHAEAFGQRIREKLQSVSSLSQLPDLVVPGEHPYGGATELWDVDFIAVSHQCEQCGACAAVCPVGAIDSQDSALIDQVKCITCCACIKKCPQKARSMKPGPVKDAQKRLGSLCQEQKKPECFL